Proteins encoded in a region of the Streptomyces sp. NBC_00310 genome:
- a CDS encoding C40 family peptidase translates to MEESLVPLVPMSHTAHIRSHRKPRRNASSIAMRAGVAGGVLSTVAVAGASTSAFAAEPVTQTLELPTLTADLATQAAQSADATQAMAADYQLQAERDLAAEQAAKQAEKDLVKAKKEEARKKAAAEAERKAEAERAARDSERTTLTSNSATTTTTPATGSVSTVIGFLKAQVGDAYVLGATGPNAWDCSSLVQAAFKQVGVDLPRVSQDQSMQGTEVSLSNLQVGDILYWGSKGSAYHVGVYIGDGQYLDAANPSKGVVIQDLSGYPATGAVRVL, encoded by the coding sequence ATGGAGGAGTCGCTGGTACCGCTTGTACCCATGTCCCACACCGCTCACATACGCAGCCACCGAAAACCCCGCCGCAACGCGTCCTCGATCGCGATGCGCGCCGGAGTCGCCGGTGGCGTTCTCAGCACCGTGGCAGTGGCCGGCGCGTCCACGTCGGCTTTCGCCGCGGAGCCGGTGACGCAGACGCTCGAACTGCCCACCCTCACGGCCGACCTGGCCACGCAGGCCGCGCAGTCCGCGGACGCCACGCAGGCGATGGCGGCCGACTACCAGCTCCAGGCCGAGCGTGACCTGGCCGCCGAGCAGGCCGCCAAGCAGGCCGAGAAGGACCTGGTCAAGGCGAAGAAGGAAGAGGCCCGCAAGAAGGCCGCCGCCGAGGCCGAGCGCAAGGCCGAGGCCGAGCGTGCCGCGCGGGACAGTGAGCGGACCACTCTCACGTCCAACTCGGCGACCACCACGACGACGCCCGCCACCGGCAGCGTCAGCACGGTGATCGGCTTCCTCAAGGCACAGGTCGGCGACGCCTACGTCCTCGGCGCCACGGGCCCCAACGCGTGGGACTGCTCCTCGCTCGTGCAGGCCGCGTTCAAGCAGGTCGGCGTGGACCTCCCCCGGGTCTCGCAGGACCAGTCGATGCAGGGCACCGAGGTCTCGCTGTCCAACCTGCAGGTCGGCGACATCCTGTACTGGGGCTCCAAGGGCTCCGCGTACCACGTGGGTGTGTACATCGGGGACGGCCAGTACCTCGACGCGGCGAACCCCTCCAAGGGCGTCGTCATCCAGGATCTCTCCGGCTACCCGGCGACGGGTGCGGTGCGCGTGCTCTGA
- a CDS encoding NADH-quinone oxidoreductase subunit A — protein sequence MNAYAPILVLGALGAGFAIFSVIMASLIGPKRYNRAKLEAYECGIEPTPTPAGGGRFPIKYYLTAMLFIVFDIEIVFLYPWAVTFDALGVFGLVEMLLFVLTVFVAYAYVWRRGGLEWD from the coding sequence GTGAACGCCTATGCGCCCATCCTCGTACTGGGAGCCCTCGGGGCAGGCTTTGCGATCTTCTCCGTGATCATGGCCTCGCTGATCGGCCCGAAGCGCTACAACCGGGCCAAGCTCGAGGCATACGAGTGCGGGATCGAGCCCACCCCCACGCCGGCCGGCGGAGGGCGTTTTCCCATCAAGTACTACCTGACGGCGATGCTCTTCATCGTCTTCGACATCGAGATCGTCTTCCTCTACCCCTGGGCCGTCACCTTCGACGCCCTGGGTGTTTTCGGGCTCGTGGAGATGCTGCTCTTCGTGCTCACCGTCTTCGTGGCCTACGCGTACGTCTGGCGCCGCGGCGGCCTGGAATGGGACTGA
- a CDS encoding NuoB/complex I 20 kDa subunit family protein: MGLEEKLPSGFLLTTVEQAAGWVRKASVFPATFGLACCAIEMMTTGAGRYDLARFGMEVFRGSPRQADLMIVAGRVSQKMAPVLRQVYDQMPNPKWVISMGVCASSGGMFNNYAIVQGVDHIVPVDIYLPGCPPRPEMLMDAILKLHQKIQTSKLGVNAEEAAREAEEAALKALPTIEMKGLLR, encoded by the coding sequence ATGGGACTCGAAGAAAAACTGCCGAGCGGTTTCCTGCTGACCACCGTCGAGCAGGCCGCGGGCTGGGTACGCAAGGCGTCCGTCTTCCCCGCCACCTTCGGCCTCGCCTGCTGCGCCATCGAGATGATGACCACGGGCGCGGGGCGCTACGACCTGGCGCGCTTCGGTATGGAGGTCTTCCGCGGCTCGCCGCGCCAGGCCGACCTGATGATCGTGGCCGGCCGGGTCAGCCAGAAGATGGCGCCGGTGCTGCGGCAGGTCTACGACCAGATGCCGAATCCCAAGTGGGTGATCTCCATGGGGGTCTGCGCGTCGTCGGGCGGCATGTTCAACAACTACGCGATCGTCCAGGGCGTCGACCACATCGTCCCCGTCGACATCTATCTGCCGGGCTGCCCGCCACGGCCCGAGATGCTGATGGACGCGATCCTCAAGCTCCACCAGAAGATCCAGACGTCCAAGCTCGGCGTGAACGCCGAGGAAGCGGCCCGCGAGGCGGAGGAAGCGGCACTCAAGGCGCTCCCCACCATCGAGATGAAGGGGCTGCTGCGATGA
- a CDS encoding NADH-quinone oxidoreductase subunit C: MSDANNGVNPEKDLAASNLPGQRGEGGEEIRVQRGMFGANNGGDTSGYGGLVRSIRLPGAAGRPYGGWFDEVADELEGALEEQGLVPENVIDKTVVDRGEITFHIEREHLPRVARTLRDDPALRFELCTGVSGIHYPGDKGRELHAVYHLRSITHNRLIRLEVSAPDADPHIPSLVPVYPTNDWHERETYDFFGIVFDGHPALTRIMMPDDWQGFPQRKDYPLGGIPVEYKGAQIPAPDQRRSYS, encoded by the coding sequence ATGAGTGACGCGAACAACGGGGTCAACCCCGAGAAGGACCTCGCCGCCTCCAACCTCCCCGGCCAGCGCGGCGAGGGCGGTGAGGAGATCCGCGTCCAGCGCGGCATGTTCGGCGCGAACAACGGCGGCGACACCTCCGGATACGGCGGCCTGGTCCGCTCCATCCGGCTCCCCGGCGCGGCCGGCCGCCCCTACGGCGGCTGGTTCGACGAGGTCGCCGACGAACTGGAGGGCGCCCTGGAGGAACAGGGCCTCGTCCCCGAGAACGTGATCGACAAGACCGTCGTCGACCGGGGCGAGATCACCTTCCACATCGAACGCGAACACCTGCCGCGCGTCGCCCGCACCCTCCGCGACGACCCGGCCCTCCGCTTCGAACTGTGCACCGGCGTCTCGGGCATCCACTACCCCGGCGACAAGGGCCGCGAGCTGCACGCCGTCTACCACCTGCGCTCGATCACCCACAACCGGCTGATCCGCCTGGAGGTCTCCGCCCCCGACGCCGACCCGCACATCCCGTCGCTCGTCCCCGTCTATCCCACCAACGACTGGCACGAGCGCGAGACGTACGACTTCTTCGGCATCGTCTTCGACGGCCACCCCGCGCTGACGCGGATCATGATGCCGGACGACTGGCAGGGCTTCCCGCAGCGCAAGGACTACCCCCTCGGCGGGATCCCCGTCGAGTACAAGGGCGCCCAGATCCCGGCTCCGGACCAGCGGAGGTCGTACTCATGA